In Ochrobactrum vermis, the following proteins share a genomic window:
- a CDS encoding mechanosensitive ion channel family protein produces MEEQATQLIANTNAFVLQIYDLLIRYSVSTIGALIILCVGWILAGLLQKWTTQSLSKIRGFDQTLVGFFGAVVRYGVLIIILVMVLGQFGIQTASILAALGAIGLAIGLALQGTLQNIAAGIMLLVLRPFRVGEYISAGTVVGTVQDVGLFATELKTGDGLFVLAPNSSLWNTPVTNYSRMKTRMHDFKVGIGYEDDIDQAFTIMKKVIEDQEGVLSTPAPAYFVSQLGDNAVVLSANYWINSANYAQVSRHTIKAVKIEFDKAKINIPYPQMTYHVVEKDNKIESTK; encoded by the coding sequence ATGGAAGAGCAAGCCACACAGCTGATCGCAAATACAAACGCATTCGTCCTCCAGATCTACGACCTTCTCATACGGTATTCAGTCTCCACTATCGGAGCGCTGATTATCCTTTGTGTGGGCTGGATATTGGCCGGGCTCCTTCAGAAATGGACCACACAGTCACTTTCGAAAATTCGCGGTTTCGACCAGACGCTGGTCGGGTTCTTCGGCGCAGTTGTCCGATACGGCGTACTCATCATCATTCTGGTCATGGTTCTCGGACAATTTGGTATCCAGACCGCGTCCATTCTCGCAGCCCTCGGCGCAATCGGTCTCGCAATCGGCCTTGCGCTTCAGGGCACGCTGCAAAACATCGCAGCAGGCATTATGCTTCTGGTCCTTCGACCATTTCGCGTTGGTGAATACATCAGTGCAGGCACCGTTGTCGGCACAGTACAAGACGTTGGCTTGTTCGCGACGGAGCTTAAGACCGGCGACGGCCTTTTCGTGCTGGCCCCAAACTCCTCGCTCTGGAATACGCCTGTGACCAACTACAGCCGCATGAAAACCCGCATGCACGATTTCAAGGTCGGGATCGGCTATGAAGACGATATCGATCAGGCATTCACGATCATGAAGAAAGTCATTGAAGATCAGGAAGGGGTACTTTCAACACCCGCACCAGCCTATTTCGTATCGCAACTGGGCGATAATGCTGTTGTTCTCAGTGCCAACTACTGGATAAACAGCGCAAATTACGCGCAGGTATCACGCCATACGATCAAAGCGGTGAAGATCGAATTCGACAAAGCGAAGATCAATATCCCCTATCCGCAAATGACCTATCACGTTGTAGAAAAAGATAATAAAATAGAAAGCACTAAGTAA
- a CDS encoding cysteine synthase A, giving the protein MFQSVLDAIGNTPLIHLKKASELTGCAIYGKAEFLNPGQSVKDRAALYIIRDAEKRGLLKPGGVIVEGTAGNTGIGLTMVAKALGYRTVIVIPETQSQEKKDALRLLGAELIEVPAAPYRNPNNYVRLSGRLAEQLAKTEPNGAIWANQFDNPINRQAHIETTAQEIWRDTDGKVDGFVAAVGSGGTLVGTAFGLKDHDADIKIALADPYGAALHSFYTTGELKAEGDSITEGIGQGRVTANLEGFTPDFSYRLSDAEALDIVFDLVENEGLCLGGSSGINIAGAIRLAKDLGPGHTIVTVLCDYGNRYQSKLFNPAFLRGKSLPVPEWLEKKTEIDIPFEG; this is encoded by the coding sequence ATGTTCCAATCAGTGCTCGACGCAATCGGCAATACGCCATTGATTCATTTGAAGAAGGCTTCCGAACTGACCGGCTGTGCAATCTACGGCAAGGCCGAATTCCTCAACCCTGGCCAGTCGGTAAAGGATCGGGCAGCGCTCTATATTATCCGCGATGCTGAAAAGCGCGGGCTTCTGAAACCTGGCGGTGTCATCGTTGAGGGCACGGCAGGCAATACGGGCATTGGCCTCACGATGGTGGCGAAAGCGCTTGGCTATCGCACGGTTATCGTTATTCCCGAAACACAGAGCCAGGAAAAGAAGGACGCCCTGCGCCTGCTTGGCGCTGAACTGATCGAGGTTCCAGCCGCGCCCTATCGAAACCCGAACAATTATGTGCGCCTGTCCGGGCGATTGGCCGAACAACTGGCAAAGACCGAGCCGAACGGCGCGATATGGGCTAACCAGTTCGACAATCCGATTAACCGGCAAGCCCATATCGAAACCACGGCACAGGAAATCTGGCGCGATACCGATGGTAAGGTCGACGGGTTTGTCGCCGCTGTCGGATCGGGCGGAACGCTAGTTGGAACAGCATTCGGCCTGAAGGATCACGATGCCGATATCAAGATCGCACTTGCCGATCCATATGGAGCCGCACTTCATTCCTTCTATACGACCGGTGAGCTGAAAGCCGAGGGCGACTCGATCACCGAGGGCATAGGGCAGGGACGTGTCACCGCCAATCTTGAAGGGTTCACCCCCGACTTCTCCTACCGCCTGTCCGATGCGGAAGCGCTCGATATCGTATTTGATCTGGTGGAAAATGAGGGACTTTGCCTCGGCGGTTCTTCAGGTATCAATATTGCAGGTGCAATCCGGCTTGCAAAAGATCTCGGGCCGGGCCACACAATTGTGACGGTGCTTTGCGACTATGGTAATCGTTACCAGTCCAAGCTCTTCAATCCTGCTTTCCTGCGCGGCAAGAGCCTGCCCGTACCGGAATGGCTGGAGAAGAAAACCGAGATAGACATACCGTTCGAGGGATAA
- a CDS encoding competence/damage-inducible protein A translates to MTNNPQQAVKAAMLAIGDELLSGRTKDKNIGHLADVLTAAGIDLKEVRIVPDEEIAIVAALNALRPHYDYVFTSGGIGPTHDDITADAVSAAFGVPCIYDEKAMKLLGDNYAKRGLEFTDSRKRMARMPEGSEHISNPISAAPGFHIGNVYVMAGVPSVFQAMLDNVLPTLKTGRKLLSRSVLCPFGEGVIGAPLTEIQKENPDTIIGSYPKFENGRFSTELVVRGSDPEKIDTAIHAIEKMISSLETEGAA, encoded by the coding sequence ATGACGAACAATCCGCAGCAAGCCGTCAAGGCCGCCATGCTGGCAATTGGCGACGAGCTTCTCTCAGGCCGCACCAAGGACAAGAATATCGGGCATCTTGCCGATGTCCTGACAGCGGCAGGAATCGATCTCAAGGAAGTACGGATTGTTCCAGATGAAGAAATCGCCATCGTAGCCGCTCTCAATGCGCTGCGACCGCATTATGATTATGTCTTCACGTCTGGTGGAATTGGCCCTACCCATGACGACATCACCGCCGATGCAGTGTCTGCAGCCTTTGGTGTTCCATGCATCTATGATGAGAAGGCCATGAAGCTGCTGGGCGACAATTACGCGAAACGTGGGCTGGAGTTCACTGACTCGCGCAAGCGCATGGCGCGCATGCCGGAAGGGTCGGAACACATATCAAACCCGATTTCTGCCGCGCCCGGTTTTCATATCGGCAATGTCTATGTGATGGCCGGTGTACCGTCTGTATTTCAGGCGATGCTGGACAATGTCCTGCCCACATTGAAGACCGGTCGCAAGCTTCTGTCCAGGTCGGTACTTTGTCCGTTCGGCGAAGGTGTGATCGGCGCTCCGCTGACGGAAATCCAAAAGGAAAATCCCGATACGATCATCGGTTCCTATCCGAAATTCGAGAATGGTCGTTTCAGTACCGAACTTGTCGTGCGCGGGAGCGATCCCGAAAAAATCGATACGGCAATCCATGCAATCGAAAAAATGATCTCGTCGCTCGAAACAGAAGGCGCCGCTTAA
- a CDS encoding DEAD/DEAH box helicase — translation MVPPKEIELTKEITGGFAALGVTGVLLKGVEAAGMTEPKPIQLQAIPHQLEGRDILGIAQTGSGKTAAFSLPILQKIMGLGDKRRPKTARALILAPTRELAVQIEQTIRNVSKQAHISTALVLGGVSKLSQIKRIAPGIDVLIATPGRLTDLMRDGLVDLSQTRWLVLDEADRMLDMGFINDVKRIAKATHAERQTALFSATMPKEIASLAGSLLRDPVRVEVAPQGTTAAEITQVVHPVPTKEKRRLLSALLGDKVMRSVIVFTRTKHGADAVVRHLERDGYEVAAIHGNKSQNARQRALNGFRDGSLRILIATDIAARGIDVPGISHVVNYDLPDEPETYVHRIGRTGRNGASGASITLYDPAAEEAKLRAVERVTRSKLPIKDAPVELAPAPAPRAVAPGERPQKTQHRKGGMPQKPRRAAPKSGEHRTGAHATGEAAAPQAKRPFRRKRRNGNGNGGQRAA, via the coding sequence ATGGTGCCGCCGAAAGAGATTGAATTGACAAAAGAAATTACGGGCGGCTTTGCCGCTCTTGGCGTTACCGGCGTTTTGCTCAAGGGCGTCGAAGCCGCTGGCATGACCGAGCCGAAGCCGATCCAGTTGCAGGCGATCCCGCATCAGCTTGAAGGCCGTGATATTCTGGGTATTGCCCAGACCGGCTCCGGCAAGACGGCAGCTTTCAGCCTGCCGATCCTGCAGAAGATCATGGGGCTCGGCGACAAGCGCCGCCCGAAGACTGCGCGTGCGCTCATTCTGGCGCCGACGCGTGAACTCGCGGTGCAGATTGAACAGACCATCCGCAATGTTTCCAAACAGGCGCATATTTCGACCGCGCTTGTTCTGGGCGGTGTTTCCAAGCTGTCACAGATCAAGCGTATAGCGCCGGGCATCGACGTTCTGATTGCCACGCCCGGTCGTCTGACCGATCTGATGCGTGACGGTCTGGTCGACCTTTCGCAGACGCGCTGGCTCGTTCTCGACGAAGCGGACCGTATGCTGGACATGGGCTTCATCAACGATGTGAAGCGCATTGCGAAGGCGACCCACGCCGAGCGCCAGACCGCATTGTTTTCGGCCACCATGCCGAAGGAAATCGCCTCGCTGGCCGGAAGCCTGCTGCGTGATCCGGTACGCGTGGAAGTCGCTCCGCAGGGAACGACGGCTGCTGAAATCACGCAGGTTGTGCATCCGGTGCCTACCAAGGAGAAGCGCCGTCTTCTGTCTGCGCTGCTGGGTGACAAGGTCATGCGTTCGGTCATCGTCTTCACTCGCACGAAGCACGGTGCCGATGCGGTGGTCCGCCATCTGGAACGCGATGGCTATGAAGTCGCCGCCATTCACGGCAACAAGTCGCAGAATGCACGTCAGCGCGCGCTGAACGGATTTCGTGACGGATCGCTGCGGATTCTGATCGCAACCGACATTGCTGCACGCGGTATCGACGTGCCGGGTATCAGCCATGTCGTGAACTATGATCTGCCGGATGAGCCGGAAACCTATGTGCATCGTATTGGCCGCACCGGCCGCAATGGCGCCAGCGGCGCATCGATCACGCTCTACGATCCGGCGGCAGAAGAAGCCAAGCTGAGAGCGGTCGAGCGTGTGACGCGCAGCAAGCTTCCAATCAAGGATGCACCTGTGGAGCTTGCACCGGCACCGGCTCCTCGGGCCGTTGCTCCGGGCGAACGGCCACAGAAGACCCAGCATCGGAAAGGCGGAATGCCACAGAAGCCTCGCCGTGCAGCGCCGAAGTCAGGCGAACATCGTACGGGCGCTCATGCAACCGGCGAAGCAGCAGCTCCACAAGCGAAACGCCCGTTCCGTCGCAAGCGCCGTAATGGCAATGGCAATGGCGGACAGCGCGCAGCATAG
- a CDS encoding alanyl-tRNA editing protein, whose translation MAYETEALFREDSYLSTAEGTVLAITETGGIILDQTNFYATSGGQPGDIGFLEQTDGSRIEIAATVTGENKNEIIHVPAEGQASPAVGEKLVLHVDWPRRYKLMRMHTACHLLSVVCPFPITGAAVGEEESRVDFDLPDASYTKEFVTEKLMERVNANDAVAIRWISDEEFLANPDIVKSKNVRPPVGLGRIRLVLIGENGVVDSQPCGGTHVSETQEVGEIHIGKIEKKGKENRRFRIRFGALPEA comes from the coding sequence ATGGCATACGAGACCGAAGCGCTTTTCCGCGAAGATTCCTATCTTTCAACGGCGGAGGGCACGGTACTCGCCATTACCGAAACCGGCGGAATTATTCTCGACCAGACGAATTTCTATGCGACCTCTGGTGGCCAGCCGGGCGATATCGGGTTTTTAGAACAAACGGATGGTTCCCGCATCGAGATTGCGGCAACCGTTACCGGCGAAAACAAGAACGAAATCATTCACGTTCCGGCAGAAGGACAGGCTTCGCCAGCAGTCGGCGAAAAACTGGTGCTGCATGTCGACTGGCCACGCCGCTATAAGCTGATGCGCATGCATACGGCTTGTCACCTGCTTTCCGTGGTCTGCCCCTTCCCGATCACCGGCGCAGCCGTCGGCGAGGAGGAGAGCCGCGTTGATTTCGATCTTCCCGACGCGAGCTACACCAAGGAATTCGTGACCGAGAAGCTGATGGAGCGGGTGAACGCCAATGATGCGGTTGCCATTCGCTGGATCAGCGATGAAGAATTCCTTGCAAACCCTGATATCGTAAAGTCGAAGAATGTGCGTCCGCCAGTAGGACTTGGTCGCATACGCCTTGTTCTTATCGGTGAAAACGGTGTGGTGGATTCGCAACCTTGTGGCGGCACACACGTTTCCGAGACGCAGGAAGTGGGCGAAATCCACATCGGCAAGATCGAAAAAAAGGGTAAGGAAAACCGCCGGTTTCGCATTCGTTTTGGTGCCCTGCCAGAAGCCTGA
- the ilvA gene encoding threonine ammonia-lyase IlvA, with translation MMTVFVKSVSQAEKAMRALFPETSLQLNDYLSRKYGAEIWLKREDLTPVRSYKIRGAFNFISKAVETTDKNVVFVCASAGNHAQGFAFVCRHFGRKGVVFMPVTTPQQKIDKTRAFGAEFIEIKLVGDIFDVCYAASQEFAASNKGVMVPPFDHPRIVEGQATVALEIERQLPEGKQPDFILLPVGGGGLSGGVTQYVSDLGWKTSFRFIEPQGAASLKGSLEAGKRIKLSHVDTFVDGAAVAEIGKENFKLLKGFDPKTVIAVPENRLCATIIEMLNIEGVVLEPAGALGIDALKDFKKSDIKGKRVVIVVSGGNFDFERLPDVRERALRFEGLKKYFIFRFPQRPGALRAFLDLLGPEDDIARFEYLKKSARNFGSVLIGIETKNAANFKLLEKKFAEAGWAYQDITDNQVLADFII, from the coding sequence ATAATGACCGTCTTTGTCAAATCCGTATCCCAGGCCGAAAAGGCGATGCGCGCGCTGTTTCCCGAAACGTCGCTGCAGCTCAACGACTACCTGTCGCGGAAGTACGGTGCGGAGATTTGGCTCAAGCGGGAGGATCTCACTCCGGTCCGGTCCTACAAGATTCGCGGCGCCTTCAATTTCATTTCAAAAGCGGTCGAAACGACTGACAAGAATGTGGTGTTCGTTTGCGCTTCTGCAGGCAATCACGCGCAGGGATTTGCATTTGTCTGCCGTCATTTTGGCCGCAAGGGCGTGGTTTTCATGCCTGTTACGACACCGCAGCAGAAAATCGACAAGACACGCGCTTTTGGCGCTGAGTTCATCGAAATCAAGCTTGTCGGCGACATATTCGATGTTTGCTATGCTGCTTCGCAGGAGTTTGCCGCAAGCAATAAGGGCGTGATGGTACCGCCCTTCGATCATCCCCGCATCGTCGAGGGGCAGGCAACGGTAGCGCTTGAGATCGAGCGGCAATTGCCGGAAGGAAAGCAACCTGATTTCATTCTGTTGCCCGTCGGTGGCGGCGGACTGTCTGGCGGCGTTACGCAATATGTTTCCGATCTGGGCTGGAAGACGAGTTTCCGCTTTATCGAACCGCAGGGGGCGGCGAGCCTGAAGGGAAGTCTTGAGGCAGGCAAGCGCATCAAGCTCTCGCATGTCGACACTTTTGTCGATGGCGCGGCTGTTGCCGAGATCGGGAAGGAAAACTTCAAACTTCTCAAAGGGTTTGATCCGAAAACTGTCATAGCGGTTCCAGAAAACCGGCTTTGTGCAACGATTATCGAGATGCTGAATATCGAAGGTGTTGTGCTTGAACCGGCTGGCGCACTCGGCATCGATGCGCTGAAGGATTTCAAGAAGAGCGATATTAAGGGCAAGCGCGTCGTCATTGTTGTTTCGGGCGGCAATTTCGATTTCGAACGGTTGCCGGATGTGCGTGAACGTGCACTGCGCTTCGAAGGCTTGAAGAAATATTTCATCTTCCGCTTTCCGCAGAGGCCGGGTGCGCTTCGTGCGTTCCTCGATCTGTTGGGACCCGAAGATGATATTGCGCGTTTCGAATATCTCAAGAAATCAGCACGCAATTTCGGTTCCGTGCTGATTGGCATCGAAACGAAGAATGCTGCGAACTTCAAGCTTCTGGAAAAGAAATTTGCAGAAGCCGGCTGGGCCTATCAGGATATTACGGACAATCAGGTGCTCGCCGATTTCATCATCTGA
- a CDS encoding universal stress protein — MSYKTVVAYSRSEAELKRVVSAVGLLKQKVPDIHVIGLYSIPSPIVYADPNGFIDPGMFELHDKQHKELSERLKRVFEEEMRRQGTNYEYRITRSETGTAADGVLTACLGAELLVAGQPDPDDPATNDETADTIVFNSSCPVLLVPYAPVLPMVSLDRIVVAFNGKREAARAAFDALPLMKHADRTEIVWIDPPEIEGEDQALASHDIAEALSRHGINVTPAAIASNGRYAQDALREHIVAERSDLLVMGAYSHSRLRELVFGGVTRSMLNELPILTLFSR; from the coding sequence ATGTCCTACAAGACGGTGGTTGCCTATTCTCGCAGCGAAGCCGAGTTGAAACGGGTTGTGTCTGCCGTTGGGCTTCTAAAGCAGAAAGTGCCCGATATTCACGTCATCGGGCTTTATTCAATACCGTCACCCATCGTCTATGCCGACCCGAATGGCTTCATCGATCCTGGCATGTTTGAGCTGCATGACAAACAGCATAAGGAACTGTCAGAAAGACTGAAACGTGTCTTTGAGGAAGAGATGCGTCGTCAGGGCACCAACTACGAATATCGCATCACGCGTTCGGAAACAGGCACAGCCGCAGACGGCGTGCTCACTGCATGTCTTGGAGCTGAATTGCTGGTCGCCGGACAACCCGATCCGGACGATCCCGCCACCAATGACGAAACTGCCGATACGATCGTTTTCAACTCCAGTTGTCCCGTTCTGCTGGTTCCCTATGCACCAGTGCTGCCGATGGTTTCGCTCGATCGCATCGTTGTCGCCTTTAACGGCAAGCGGGAAGCGGCCCGTGCTGCTTTCGACGCCCTGCCTTTGATGAAGCATGCAGACAGAACGGAAATCGTGTGGATCGATCCGCCGGAAATTGAAGGCGAAGATCAAGCTTTGGCAAGCCACGATATAGCAGAGGCATTGTCGCGGCATGGTATTAACGTGACTCCCGCCGCAATTGCGTCGAACGGACGCTATGCGCAGGACGCGCTACGGGAGCATATCGTCGCTGAACGTTCTGATCTTCTCGTGATGGGCGCCTACAGCCATTCCCGACTGCGAGAACTGGTTTTTGGCGGGGTAACGCGTTCCATGCTGAATGAGTTGCCAATCCTCACACTGTTCTCGCGTTAG
- the sseA gene encoding 3-mercaptopyruvate sulfurtransferase yields MVEKSAFVVSRDWLKERLGKPGIAIVDASWYLPAAGRNGQEEYNAVHIPGAVFFDQDKIADKESGLPHTLPSPELFAQHVGAMGITADETVVVYDGPGMFSAPRVWWMFRVMGVKDVYVLDGGFDGWKKAGYPVTDEATKIAPTLFTPSFNEAAVVDFTQMRDIVDERRLQIADARAAGRFTGRDAEPRAGMRSGHMPGARNVPVGTLSENGELKDLASLRKIFDEAGVDLSKPVVTSCGSGVTAAVITLALTSLGHKDNRLYDGSWSEWGSRQDTPVVTGEAE; encoded by the coding sequence ATGGTTGAGAAAAGCGCCTTCGTTGTTTCGCGGGACTGGTTGAAAGAACGGCTCGGCAAACCGGGAATCGCGATTGTCGATGCATCCTGGTATCTTCCCGCTGCGGGACGCAATGGACAGGAAGAATACAACGCCGTGCATATTCCAGGCGCCGTGTTCTTCGATCAGGACAAGATCGCCGATAAGGAATCCGGTCTGCCGCATACCTTGCCGTCGCCAGAGCTTTTTGCGCAGCATGTCGGTGCCATGGGCATCACCGCCGATGAAACAGTCGTGGTCTATGATGGACCGGGCATGTTTTCCGCGCCGCGCGTCTGGTGGATGTTCCGCGTCATGGGCGTGAAGGATGTCTATGTGCTCGATGGCGGCTTTGACGGCTGGAAAAAGGCCGGTTATCCGGTCACCGATGAAGCCACCAAGATTGCGCCGACACTGTTCACACCATCCTTCAACGAGGCAGCGGTGGTCGATTTTACGCAGATGCGTGATATCGTGGACGAACGACGCTTGCAGATTGCCGATGCGCGCGCAGCCGGACGTTTCACCGGACGCGATGCGGAACCGCGTGCCGGTATGCGCTCGGGCCACATGCCGGGCGCACGCAACGTTCCCGTCGGCACCTTGTCTGAAAACGGTGAGCTGAAGGATCTGGCGAGCCTGCGCAAGATTTTTGATGAGGCCGGTGTCGATCTTTCCAAGCCGGTCGTTACTAGTTGCGGCTCTGGTGTAACCGCCGCCGTCATCACGCTGGCGCTGACGTCACTCGGTCATAAGGATAACCGTCTTTACGACGGCTCCTGGAGCGAATGGGGCAGCAGGCAGGATACACCTGTCGTGACCGGTGAAGCCGAATAA
- a CDS encoding GGDEF domain-containing protein, protein MKKTALLKAALITLSVVVFSLGATSIVAYSAGVSPGVVALSLSAGIPAATAFPSLAYIFHQHSKLRDAYLQLEKAHVELQARSRIDHMTGLLNREALFEAMKISRSRIETGTLLVVDADHFKAINDTFGHGVGDRALKLIAFALQNVTRKGDLVGRIGGEEFCVFLPGASGETGMRVAQRIRAEVENTPFHTTEYQVYPLTISIGVASAPKNETNSQVLSRADRCLYMAKQRGRNCVVFDEESGRLASASVVSIATVREVARG, encoded by the coding sequence ATGAAGAAGACTGCTCTTTTGAAAGCAGCATTGATAACGCTGTCTGTCGTAGTGTTCTCGCTGGGAGCAACGTCGATAGTGGCCTATTCTGCAGGCGTAAGCCCTGGCGTGGTTGCGCTTAGCCTTAGCGCAGGCATTCCCGCAGCCACGGCCTTCCCCTCCCTTGCCTATATTTTTCATCAGCACAGCAAGCTAAGAGATGCTTATCTCCAGCTCGAAAAAGCGCATGTCGAGCTGCAGGCACGGTCGCGGATTGATCACATGACAGGCCTCCTCAACCGCGAGGCGCTGTTCGAAGCGATGAAAATCAGCCGGTCCCGTATCGAGACGGGCACTTTGCTCGTTGTTGATGCAGACCACTTCAAGGCAATCAACGATACGTTCGGCCATGGCGTGGGCGACCGCGCTTTGAAACTGATTGCTTTCGCACTTCAGAATGTGACTCGAAAAGGTGATCTTGTCGGCCGCATCGGCGGGGAGGAATTTTGCGTTTTTCTGCCGGGTGCAAGCGGAGAAACCGGCATGCGTGTTGCGCAGCGCATACGCGCTGAAGTAGAAAACACACCGTTTCATACGACCGAATATCAGGTCTATCCGTTGACAATCAGCATCGGCGTCGCCTCGGCACCCAAGAACGAGACGAACTCACAGGTGCTCAGTCGTGCTGATCGCTGCCTCTACATGGCCAAGCAACGCGGACGCAATTGTGTGGTGTTCGATGAGGAAAGCGGGCGACTTGCCAGCGCGTCTGTCGTCTCTATCGCAACAGTTCGGGAAGTGGCGCGCGGATAG
- a CDS encoding GNAT family N-acetyltransferase, which produces MSEKLTARITHLEMSTRQAVAVPVPSGIRLAIMRAGDMPVHYYRYLYEQIGRKHHWMMRRVQTDAEVAAAIHADTTEIHILYAEGCPAGFVELELSALPEAAEILYFGLIDDFQGRGIGKFFLSEAISAAWAHGPEKVTIHTNTLDSPRALQLYQKMGFVPVGWSEEVIEPWK; this is translated from the coding sequence ATGTCCGAAAAGCTGACTGCCCGCATCACGCATTTGGAAATGTCGACCCGTCAGGCCGTTGCGGTGCCGGTACCCTCCGGTATCCGCCTGGCGATCATGCGGGCGGGCGACATGCCAGTTCATTATTACCGCTATCTGTATGAACAAATCGGGCGCAAGCATCATTGGATGATGCGTCGTGTTCAGACGGACGCGGAAGTTGCGGCTGCGATTCATGCTGATACGACCGAAATCCATATCCTCTATGCTGAGGGCTGTCCGGCGGGCTTTGTCGAGCTCGAGCTGTCGGCTTTGCCGGAAGCTGCCGAGATTCTCTATTTTGGCCTCATCGATGATTTTCAGGGGCGGGGGATCGGCAAGTTCTTCCTGAGTGAAGCGATTTCCGCCGCCTGGGCCCATGGGCCGGAAAAGGTGACAATCCATACCAACACGCTCGACAGCCCGCGCGCCTTGCAGCTCTATCAGAAGATGGGTTTCGTGCCCGTTGGATGGTCCGAAGAGGTAATCGAACCCTGGAAGTGA
- the wrbA gene encoding NAD(P)H:quinone oxidoreductase type IV, with protein sequence MVKVLVLYYSAYGHMEKMAKAAAEGAREGGADVTVKRVPELVPPDVAKASHYKIDQDAPIATPGELADYDAVIIGTATRYGMMAAQMKNFLDQTGGLWAKGALINKVGSAIVSTATQHGGAELALISTQWQMQHHGMIIVPLSYAYQGQMGNDVVRGGAPYGMTTTADGDGSRQPSEQELDGARFQGKRVAEITAKLHG encoded by the coding sequence ATGGTTAAAGTGCTGGTGCTGTATTATTCGGCCTATGGTCACATGGAAAAAATGGCCAAGGCTGCTGCTGAAGGGGCGCGGGAAGGCGGCGCGGATGTCACCGTCAAACGGGTTCCGGAACTGGTTCCCCCCGATGTCGCGAAGGCTTCGCACTATAAGATTGACCAGGACGCGCCCATTGCAACGCCGGGCGAGCTTGCGGATTACGACGCCGTCATCATTGGTACGGCTACCCGCTACGGCATGATGGCGGCCCAGATGAAGAATTTCCTCGACCAGACTGGCGGGCTTTGGGCGAAGGGCGCTCTCATTAACAAGGTAGGATCGGCGATAGTTTCTACAGCCACACAGCATGGTGGCGCGGAACTGGCGCTGATTTCCACACAATGGCAGATGCAGCATCATGGCATGATTATCGTTCCGCTTTCCTACGCCTATCAGGGGCAGATGGGCAATGACGTGGTGCGTGGTGGTGCCCCATATGGCATGACTACCACTGCAGATGGTGACGGTTCACGCCAGCCGTCGGAACAGGAACTGGACGGTGCCCGCTTCCAGGGCAAACGCGTCGCGGAAATTACCGCCAAGTTGCATGGCTAA
- the gpt gene encoding xanthine phosphoribosyltransferase, producing MSLPDKAFPVSWDQFHRDARALAWRIAGMNREWHAIVAITRGGLVPAAIVCRELGIRLIETVCIASYHDYTSQGDMQILKGVSEKLLENGGEGVIVVDDLTDTGKTAAIVREMMPKAHFATVYAKPKGRPLIDTFVTEVSQDTWIYFPWDMGFTYQEPIAGGKRG from the coding sequence ATGTCCTTGCCAGATAAAGCCTTTCCCGTTTCCTGGGATCAGTTCCACCGCGATGCTCGCGCCCTCGCCTGGCGGATCGCCGGGATGAATCGCGAATGGCACGCAATTGTAGCTATCACGCGTGGCGGCCTGGTCCCGGCGGCCATTGTTTGTCGCGAGCTCGGCATTCGCCTCATCGAAACCGTCTGCATTGCTTCCTATCATGATTACACGTCGCAGGGTGACATGCAGATCCTCAAAGGCGTGAGCGAAAAGCTTTTGGAAAATGGCGGAGAAGGCGTCATCGTCGTTGACGATCTGACCGATACGGGCAAGACCGCAGCCATCGTGCGCGAAATGATGCCGAAGGCACATTTTGCAACTGTCTATGCCAAGCCGAAAGGCCGCCCTCTGATCGATACTTTCGTAACAGAAGTATCGCAAGACACCTGGATCTACTTCCCTTGGGATATGGGTTTCACCTACCAGGAGCCGATTGCCGGCGGAAAGCGTGGCTGA